The Microlunatus antarcticus genome window below encodes:
- the aqpZ gene encoding aquaporin Z, whose amino-acid sequence MPAVPAPPSDVRLRGRLGAEFLGTFGLVFGGCGSAVLAAKFLTEDGVQLGIGFAGVALAFGLTVLTGAFAFGHVSGGHFNPAVTVGLAVARRFGWREVPHYVVTQVVAATAAGGVLWIIATGGPTTAGELRASGFATNGYGAHSPGGYGLGAALLTEIVMTAAFLYVILGATDDRTNKAFAPIAIGLALTLIHLISIPVTNTSVNPARSLGVAWYVGGAALGQVWLFVLAPLVGAALAGATYARVTGADRGAPSVEIADDDEEPAQRAPRRG is encoded by the coding sequence ATGCCTGCCGTTCCCGCCCCGCCGTCCGACGTCCGCCTCCGCGGCCGCCTGGGGGCCGAGTTCCTCGGCACCTTCGGCCTGGTCTTCGGGGGTTGCGGCAGCGCCGTGCTCGCGGCCAAGTTCCTCACCGAGGACGGTGTGCAGCTCGGCATCGGCTTCGCGGGCGTCGCGCTCGCCTTCGGCCTGACCGTGCTCACCGGGGCCTTCGCCTTCGGCCACGTCTCGGGCGGTCACTTCAACCCCGCGGTGACCGTCGGCCTCGCGGTCGCGCGTCGCTTCGGCTGGCGCGAGGTGCCGCACTACGTCGTCACGCAGGTCGTGGCCGCCACCGCGGCCGGCGGCGTCCTGTGGATCATCGCCACCGGCGGCCCCACGACCGCGGGCGAGCTCCGCGCGTCGGGCTTCGCCACCAACGGCTACGGCGCCCACTCCCCCGGCGGCTACGGGCTCGGCGCGGCCCTGCTGACCGAGATCGTCATGACGGCGGCGTTCCTCTACGTGATCCTCGGTGCCACCGACGACCGGACGAACAAGGCCTTCGCGCCGATCGCCATCGGGCTCGCGCTGACCCTGATCCACCTGATCAGCATCCCGGTCACGAACACGTCGGTGAACCCGGCCCGCTCGCTCGGCGTGGCCTGGTACGTCGGCGGCGCGGCCCTCGGCCAGGTCTGGCTCTTCGTCCTCGCCCCGCTGGTCGGTGCCGCCCTCGCCGGCGCGACGTACGCCCGCGTCACGGGGGCAGACCGCGGGGCCCCGTCCGTCGAGATCGCCGACGACGACGAGGAGCCGGCGCAGCGCGCCCCGCGGCGGGGCTGA
- a CDS encoding MFS transporter, translated as MSNTPSQRPPDAGPPAPGVVEGPAPTDQPVELGTGVRAYGRLLRHGPASRPFLFAALARLTLSMTPLGVLILVESERGTYALAGLVSGVYAIGAALGTPLWGRLMDRFGQLRVLLPTALTSAALLALLALATTRGAPDHLLLVIAAGVGVSYPPIGPALRSSFRIVLPDPDARRVAFALDATSVELAFVLGPLLLSVLLLPGINALPLLVTAGLLAVGGIGYCLTGVARRATARTQQAAAGHDASAAPSGPRTALTAAGVPVVLAVMLVISIGFGQLDTSMAGTADLALGSTERVGILFAAIAGGSTLGGLAYGARTWSHSERQAVPRLLAVFATLLGVLAVLLATGTTQLVVLLPVLFLTGLTIAPALIMQQALLDQLVPPARLNEAQSFLSASNTAGAALGTAIAGVVIDVAGLSWSFGGAALGVAAAAIVARVAHRRRAS; from the coding sequence TTGTCGAACACACCCTCACAACGACCGCCTGACGCGGGGCCTCCCGCGCCCGGCGTCGTCGAGGGGCCCGCGCCGACGGATCAGCCTGTCGAGCTGGGCACGGGGGTCCGGGCGTACGGACGGCTCCTCCGCCACGGACCGGCATCACGGCCGTTCCTCTTCGCCGCGCTCGCGCGGCTCACCCTGTCGATGACGCCGCTCGGCGTGCTCATCCTCGTCGAGTCCGAGCGCGGGACGTACGCCCTGGCGGGCCTGGTCAGCGGGGTGTACGCCATCGGCGCCGCGCTCGGGACCCCGCTCTGGGGCCGGCTGATGGACCGCTTCGGGCAGCTCCGGGTGCTGCTGCCCACCGCCCTGACCAGCGCGGCGCTGCTCGCCCTCCTCGCCCTGGCCACCACGCGCGGTGCGCCCGACCACCTGCTGCTCGTCATCGCCGCCGGCGTCGGCGTCAGCTATCCGCCCATCGGACCGGCCCTGCGCTCCAGCTTTCGCATCGTCCTGCCCGACCCGGATGCCCGGCGGGTCGCCTTCGCCCTGGACGCCACATCGGTCGAGCTCGCCTTCGTCCTCGGTCCGCTGCTGCTCTCGGTCCTGCTGCTGCCCGGGATCAACGCCCTGCCGCTGCTGGTCACCGCCGGGCTCCTCGCGGTCGGCGGGATCGGCTACTGCCTGACCGGGGTCGCCCGGCGTGCGACCGCCCGGACGCAGCAGGCCGCGGCCGGCCACGACGCGTCGGCGGCGCCCAGCGGCCCGCGGACGGCGCTGACGGCCGCCGGAGTCCCGGTCGTCCTCGCGGTGATGCTCGTCATCAGCATCGGCTTCGGACAGCTCGACACGTCGATGGCCGGCACGGCCGACCTCGCGCTCGGCAGCACCGAGCGCGTCGGCATCCTCTTCGCCGCCATCGCGGGCGGCAGCACCCTCGGGGGACTGGCGTACGGGGCCCGGACGTGGTCGCACAGCGAGCGTCAGGCCGTACCCCGCCTGCTCGCCGTGTTCGCGACCCTGCTGGGCGTGCTCGCCGTGCTGCTGGCGACAGGGACGACGCAGCTCGTCGTCCTCCTGCCGGTGCTGTTCCTGACGGGGCTGACCATCGCGCCGGCCCTGATCATGCAGCAGGCGCTGCTCGACCAGCTCGTGCCGCCCGCCCGGCTGAACGAGGCCCAGTCGTTCCTGTCCGCGTCGAACACGGCCGGGGCCGCGCTCGGCACGGCGATCGCCGGCGTCGTCATCGACGTGGCCGGGCTGTCCTGGTCGTTCGGCGGTGCGGCGCTCGGCGTCGCGGCGGCCGCGATCGTCGCGAGAGTCGCCCACCGCCGTCGCGCCTCCTGA
- a CDS encoding MFS transporter yields MRFPSRAWLVWGVGVLAYGLAVFQRSSLSVAAEYATARFAIGASLFSVFAVLQLVMYAVMQVPVGVLVDRIGSRKMVALGALVMAGGQVLMALTTSPAGAIVARMLVGTGDAMTFVSVLRLIPSWFPARRVPILTQVTGLLGQLGQVAATIPLVLVLHTFGWTPAYLGAAAIGVLVGVAVLAGIRDSPIGAQASPPITWREAVGQLRLSFAEPGTRLGLWSHFTSQFSQMVFALLWGFPFLTIGLGYSATLAGSLLTLMVLAGLVVLPVTGQLTAAYPRRRSNLVLTVLVATVVIWTVVLLWPGPAPLPVVVILMLVLSANGPASAVGFDFARSFNPTPRLGVASGIVNVGGFTASLTTILVIGIVLDALAPDGAYTLRDFKLGFCFQYLPWAFGFLAVVRTRRLTRAGMAEQGDVIDTLPHAIARHWHDRGQ; encoded by the coding sequence GTGCGCTTCCCCTCCCGAGCCTGGCTGGTCTGGGGGGTCGGCGTCCTCGCGTACGGGCTGGCGGTGTTCCAGCGCTCCTCGCTGAGCGTCGCGGCGGAGTACGCGACGGCGCGCTTCGCGATCGGGGCGTCCCTGTTCTCGGTCTTCGCGGTCCTGCAGCTGGTCATGTACGCGGTGATGCAGGTGCCCGTGGGGGTGCTCGTCGACCGCATCGGGTCGCGCAAGATGGTCGCCCTCGGCGCGCTCGTCATGGCGGGCGGCCAGGTGCTGATGGCCCTCACGACCTCGCCCGCCGGCGCGATCGTCGCCCGGATGCTCGTCGGCACCGGCGACGCGATGACCTTCGTCAGCGTCCTGCGGCTGATCCCGTCCTGGTTCCCGGCGCGCCGGGTGCCGATCCTCACGCAGGTCACCGGCCTGCTCGGGCAGCTGGGGCAGGTGGCGGCCACCATCCCGCTGGTCCTGGTGCTGCACACGTTCGGGTGGACCCCGGCCTACCTGGGCGCCGCGGCGATCGGGGTGCTCGTGGGCGTCGCCGTGCTCGCCGGGATCCGAGACTCGCCGATCGGGGCGCAGGCCTCGCCGCCGATCACCTGGCGCGAGGCCGTCGGCCAGCTGCGGCTGTCCTTCGCCGAGCCGGGCACGCGCCTCGGTCTGTGGTCGCACTTCACCTCGCAGTTCTCCCAGATGGTCTTCGCCCTGCTCTGGGGCTTCCCGTTCCTCACCATCGGCCTGGGCTACAGCGCGACGCTCGCCGGCTCGCTGCTGACCCTGATGGTGCTCGCCGGGCTGGTCGTGTTGCCGGTCACCGGTCAGCTCACCGCGGCCTACCCGCGCCGCCGCTCCAACCTCGTCCTGACCGTGCTCGTCGCCACCGTCGTGATCTGGACCGTGGTGCTGCTCTGGCCGGGACCGGCACCGCTGCCCGTCGTCGTGATCCTCATGCTCGTGCTGTCGGCCAACGGCCCGGCGTCGGCGGTCGGCTTCGACTTCGCCCGCTCGTTCAACCCGACGCCCCGGCTCGGGGTGGCCTCCGGCATCGTCAACGTCGGCGGCTTCACCGCCTCGCTCACCACGATCCTCGTCATCGGGATCGTGCTCGACGCGCTGGCGCCCGACGGCGCGTACACGCTGCGCGACTTCAAGCTCGGCTTCTGCTTCCAGTACCTGCCCTGGGCCTTCGGCTTCCTCGCCGTGGTCCGGACCCGCCGGCTGACCCGCGCCGGGATGGCGGAGCAGGGCGACGTGATCGACACCCTGCCCCACGCCATCGCCCGGCACTGGCACGACCGCGGGCAGTAA